One stretch of Ipomoea triloba cultivar NCNSP0323 chromosome 8, ASM357664v1 DNA includes these proteins:
- the LOC116027939 gene encoding oligopeptide transporter 4-like: MGTVEIEAPALKLAGEDVKDDEISPIEEVRLTVPNTDDPTLPVWTFRMWVLGLVSCVLLSFLNQFFSYRREPLIITSITVQMATLPIGRFMAAALPAAKFRVPGFGSRQFSLNPGPFNMKEHVLITIFANAGFAFGNGSAYAVGIVNIIIAFYRRKISFFAGWILIITTQVLGYGWAGLLRKYVVEPAHMWWPSTLVQISLFRTLHEKEEEEGGGGEEVNGGAGNQRRRMSRAKFFVIALCCSFCWYFFPGYIFQTLSSISWVCWVFPNSVTAHQLGSGLNGLGLGALTLDWSTIASFLFSPLVCPFFAIANVFVGYVVLMYVVIPISYWGLNVYSAKNFPIYSSDLFIAQGQGYDISAIVNKEFELDIDQYGKQGRISLSTFFTLSYGFGFATIASTITHVALFYGREIYDRYQASSKGKMDIHTKLMKNYKDIPSWWFYLLLVVTIVVSLALCIFLKDEVQMPYWGLIFAAALAFMFTLPISIITATTNQTPGLNIITEYIMGVIYPGKPIANVCFKTYGYMSMTQAIAFLSDFKLGHYMKIPPRSMFLVQFIGTMIAGTVNMGVAWWLLHSVDNICHQDKLSNSPWTCPSDRVFFDASVIWGLVGPKRIFGNEGNYRALNWFFLGGILGPIIVWLLHKKFPSQSWIPLINLPVLLGATASMPPATALNYTSWILVGTIFNFFVFRYRKKWWQRYNYILSAALDAGVAFMAVLLYFTVGLENKSVSWWGTNDPEHCDLATCPTAKGIAVDGCPVF; encoded by the exons ATGGGTACGGTGGAGATAGAGGCTCCGGCCCTGAAACTCGCCGGAGAAGATGTAAAAGACGACGAGATCTCGCCTATAGAGGAAGTTCGATTGACGGTGCCCAACACCGACGACCCGACCCTGCCGGTATGGACATTTCGAATGTGGGTCCTGGGCTTGGTCTCCTGTGTGCTGCTCTCATTTCTCAACCAGTTTTTCTCTTACCGGAGAGAGCCGTTGATCATCACATCTATCACCGTCCAGATGGCCACACTCCCCATCGGACGGTTCATGGCGGCGGCGCTGCCCGCCGCCAAGTTTCGGGTCCCCGGGTTCGGGTCCCGACAGTTCTCGCTGAACCCGGGCCCGTTTAACATGAAGGAGCACGTGCTGATCACCATCTTTGCTAACGCCGGCTTCGCGTTCGGAAACGGCTCGGCTTATGCCGTCGGAATCGTCAATATCATCATCGCTTTTTACCGGAGAAAAATCTCATTCTTTGCTGGTTGGATTCTCATTATCACCACCCAG GTTCTTGGATACGGTTGGGCCGGACTTCTCAGAAAATATGTTGTTGAACCGGCTCATATGTGGTGGCCCAGCACCCTCGTACAAATCTCTTTATTCCG GACACTCCacgaaaaggaagaagaagaaggcggcggcggcgaggaAGTAAACGGCGGCGCCGGCAACCAGCGCCGCCGCATGTCCCGGGCAAAATTCTTTGTGATCGCATTATGCTGCAGTTTCTGCTGGTATTTCTTCCCAGGATACATCTTCCAAACTCTGTCAAGCATTTCATGGGTATGCTGGGTATTTCCGAATTCCGTGACGGCCCACCAGCTGGGTTCGGGCCTGAACGGGCTGGGCCTCGGAGCTCTAACGTTGGATTGGTCCACAATCGCCTCCTTCTTGTTCAGCCCTCTCGTCTGTCCGTTCTTCGCAATCGCCAACGTTTTTGTGGGATATGTGGTGCTAATGTATGTAGTGATACCTATATCTTACTGGGGGCTTAATGTGTACAGTGCCAAAAATTTTCCCATATATTCTTCGGATTTGTTCATTGCACAGGGTCAGGGATATGATATATCGGCCATTGTGAATAAGGAATTTGAGCTGGATATAGATCAGTATGGGAAGCAAGGGAGGATTTCTTTGAGTACATTTTTTACTCTAAGCTATGGTTTTGGATTCGCCACCATTGCTTCCACCATCACTCATGTTGCCTTGTTTTATGGAAG agaaatatatgacCGTTATCAAGCTTCTTCAAAGGGAAAGATGGATATTCATACAAAATTGATGAAAAACTACAAAGACATTCCTTCATGGTGGTTTTATCTCCTCCTTGTGGTGACCATTGTTGTCTCACTTGCATTATGCATCTTCCTAAAGGATGAGGTCCAAATGCCTTATTGGGGACTCATATTTGCAGCTGCCCTGGCTTTCATGTTTACCCTTCCCATAAGTATCATCACTGCCACCACAAACCAG ACGCCAGGATTGAATATAATCACAGAGTACATTATGGGTGTAATCTATCCTGGAAAACCAATAGCTAATGTTTGCTTCAAGACGTATGGCTACATGAGCATGACTCAAGCAATTGCGTTTCTCAGTGATTTCAAGCTTGGCCATTACATGAAAATCCCTCCAAGATCCATGTTTTTGGTTCAG TTCATTGGAACCATGATTGCAGGAACAGTGAATATGGGCGTTGCCTGGTGGCTTCTGCACTCCGTGGACAACATCTGCCACCAAGACAAATTATCAAACAGCCCGTGGACATGCCCTAGCGATCGCGTCTTCTTCGATGCATCCGTGATTTGGGGCCTCGTAGGTCCCAAAAGAATCTTCGGCAACGAAGGCAACTACAGAGCTCTCAATTGGTTCTTCCTTGGAGGAATTTTAGGGCCAATAATCGTATGGCTATTGCACAAGAAATTCCCTTCACAATCCTGGATTCCGCTCATCAACCTCCCAGTGCTGCTCGGCGCCACCGCGTCCATGCCGCCGGCGACTGCCTTGAACTATACCTCGTGGATTCTGGTGGGGACGATCTTCAACTTCTTCGTTTTCAGGTACCGGAAGAAATGGTGGCAGAGGTATAACTATATTCTCTCGGCGGCGTTGGATGCCGGGGTTGCTTTCATGGCGGTGTTGTTGTACTTCACTGTAGGGTTGGAAAACAAGAGTGTATCGTGGTGGGGCACCAATGACCCGGAGCATTGCGATCTTGCAACGTGTCCTACTGCTAAGGGTATTGCCGTTGATGGTTGCCCCGTCTTTTag
- the LOC116026751 gene encoding TRAF-type zinc finger domain-containing protein 1-like has translation MAAAPDQASSICSHCDRAIPSSNLDLHFAHCSRNLEKCKICGDMVPKIHAEHHFLSTHAPVSCSLCSETMEREVLAVHKGENCPQRIVTCEYCEFPLPAIDLFEHQEVCGNRTELCELCSRYIRLRERDVHESRCNGITDNVAETSRNAREAEQDRGAPRCPNEFSKKRLLFTIAITGIAVLLGSLFYPKKAEHVQVH, from the exons ATGGCTGCAGCTCCTGATCAAGCCTCGAGCATCTGTAGTCACTG TGACAGAGCAATTCCTTCTTCAAATCTTGATTTGCATTTTGCTCACTGCTCGCGGAATctagaaaaatgtaaaatttgtgGCGACATGGTTCCTAAGATACATGCAGAACACCATTTCTTAAGCACTCATGCTCCA GTGTCCTGCTCTTTGTGCAGTGAGACAATGGAACGTGAAGTGTTAGCTGTTCACAAAGGCGAAAATTGCCCACAAAGGATCGTTACATGTGAATACTGCGAGTTTCCTTTGCCTGCAATCGATTTGTTTGAGCATCAG GAAGTATGTGGGAACCGTACAGAACTATGCGAACTCTGTAGCAGGTACATTAGACTCCGAGAAAGGGATGTCCACGAGAGCAGATGCAATGGAATAACAGATAATGTTGCAGAAACTTCCCG GAATGCAAGGGAAGCTGAACAAGATCGCGGTGCTCCAAGATGCCCCAATGAATTTTCCAAGAAGCGACTGCTGTTTACCATTGCAATAACTGGGATTGCTGTTTTGTTAGGGTCGCTTTTTTACCCAAAGAAAGCTGAGCACGTTCAAGTACATTAG